A window of Mytilus edulis chromosome 10, xbMytEdul2.2, whole genome shotgun sequence contains these coding sequences:
- the LOC139492783 gene encoding uncharacterized protein, whose protein sequence is MGSHTSDNLHRHMGSHTVITYIDTWEHILVITYIDSWEHILVITYIDTWNHILVITYIDTWEHILVITYRHMGTHTCDNLHRHMGTHTCDNLHRHMGSHTVITYIDTWEHILVITYKDTWEHILVITYKDTWDHIL, encoded by the coding sequence ATGGGATCACATACTAGTGATAACTTACATAGACACATGGGATCACATACTGTGATAACTTACATAGACACATGGGAACACATACTCGTGATAACTTACATAGACTCATGGGAACACATACTTGTGATAACTTACATAGACACATGGAATCACATACTCGTGATAACTTACATAGACACATGGGAACACATACTCGTGATAACTTACAGACACATGGGAACACATACTTGTGATAACTTACATAGACACATGGGAACACATACTTGTGATAACTTACATAGACACATGGGATCACATACTGTGATAACTTACATAGACACATGGGAACACATACTCGTGATAACTTACAAAGACACATGGGAACACATACTTGTGATAACTTACAAAGACACATGGGATCACATACTGTGA
- the LOC139491235 gene encoding zinc finger protein 235-like, which yields MLEKGEDLVTLNSTLQRHNTQAYKTHHKCDVCAREFSQSGDLKRHMRTHTGEKPYKCDVCVREFSRSNDLKRHKRTHTRDQPHDCDVCGKGFRQLRYLQRHMRTHNGDNSYNCDVCGKSFSEQGSLKKHIKIHTGDTPYDCCICGKGFSEKGNLQKHARTHTGDKPYDCDVCGKRFSEQGNLQKHMKIHTGDTPYDCCICGKGFSEKIYLQKHVRTHTGDKPYDCDVCGKRFSEQGNLQKHARTHTGDKPHVCVLCDKKFSQLSHLQGHIGTHTGYKPHKCDICGNGFSDLSNLKRHRKIHTCTCTGETCKPHNCDACGKGFSQISSLQRHMRTHTGDKSHDCDTMYICESGFGQHCN from the coding sequence ATGTTAGAGAAAGGAGAGGATTTAGTCACACTCAACAGTACTCTACAGAGACACAACACACAGGCTTATAAAACACATCATAAATGTGATGTCTGTGCTAGAGAATTTAGTCAAAGTGGTGACTTAAaaagacacatgagaacacatactggtgaaaaaccttataaatgtgatgtgTGTGTTAGAGAATTTAGTCGAAGTAATGACTTAAAGAGACACAAAAGAACACATACTAGAGACCAACCtcatgactgtgatgtatgtggtaaagggttcaGACAGCTTCGTTATTTACaaagacacatgagaacacataatGGTGACAATTCTTATAACTGTGATGtttgtggtaaaagttttagtGAGCAAGGAAGTTTAAAGAAACACATTAAAATACATACAGGGGACACACCTTATGACTGTTGTATATGTGGTAAAGGATTTAGTGAGAAAGGTAATTTACAGAAACATgcgagaacacatacaggtgacaaACCTTATGACTGTGATGTTTGTGGTAAAAGATTTAGTGAGCAAGGTAATTTACAGAAACACATGAAAATACATACAGGGGACACGCCTTATGACTGTTGTATATGTGGTAAAGGATTTAGTGAGAAAATTTATTTACAGAAACAtgtgagaacacatacaggtgacaaACCTtatgactgtgatgtatgtggtaaaagaTTTAGTGAGCAAGGTAATTTACAGAAACATGCAAGAACGCATACAGGTGACAAACCTCATGTCTGTGTTCTTTGTGATAAAAAGTTCAGTCAGCTTAGTCATTTACAGGGACACATAGGAACACATACAGGTTACAAACCTCATAAATGTGATATATGTGGGAATGGATTTAGTGATCTTAGTAATTTAAAGAGACATAggaaaatacatacatgtacatgtacaggtGAAACATGTAAACCTCATAATTGTGATGCATGTGGGAAAGGGTTTAGCCAAATTAGTAGTTTacagagacacatgagaacacatacaggggATAAATCTCATGACtgtgatacaatgtatatatgtgaATCCGGGTTTGGTCAGCATTGTAATTAA